The following coding sequences lie in one Ostrinia nubilalis chromosome 2, ilOstNubi1.1, whole genome shotgun sequence genomic window:
- the LOC135084913 gene encoding uncharacterized protein LOC135084913 isoform X2 — protein sequence MDAATNSEVKKSKLVIDNDAGGDDAMAIFLTLLYEKHFDGPKLVGLTTANGNTPEHNVYFNNQRILRIADRQDIPIFRGSKSSLVTTPDAGAWFGNDGLGDSGLNFDDLVPAQEKNAVTALIDLSKTYKSDLTVLTIGTLTNVALAIKTDSEFLDRLGHLYVAAGHIHDDENPDAEFNAHMDVEAYHIVAKNANPDKVTFLPFSQVMTHLNITRAWREEVFGAIDTDIIRAMNQFESVSLPKSDRWHALDPAAVAVVVKPSLVSEYQYSKHDINLCGQKRGLTTNTFVDKAEANARIVYSYKEEEYKKFLLDVFSRK from the exons ATGGATGCTGCGACaaa TTCTGAAGTAAAGAAAAGTAAATTAGTAATTGACAATGATGCGGGCGGTGATGACGCAATGGCTATATTCCTCACCTTGTTATATGAGAAACACTTCGACGG GCCAAAGCTGGTGGGACTAACAACTGCAAACGGGAATACACCAGAACATAACGTATATTTCAATAACCAAAGAATACTTAGAATAGCTGACAGACAAGAT ATTCCAATCTTTAGAGGGTCTAAATCCTCACTGGTGACAACCCCCGACGCTGGGGCGTGGTTTGGAAATGATGGGCTTGGAGACTCTGGCCTCAACTTTGATGACCTAGTGCCAGCACAGGAGAAGAATGCTGTAACAGCACTTATAGATCTGTCTAAAACTTATAAAA GTGACTTGACTGTACTCACTATCGGAACACTAACGAATGTAGCGTTAGCTATAAAAACAGATTCAGAATTTCTAGATCGATTGGGCCATTTGTACGTGGCTGCAGGTCACATTCATG ATGATGAAAACCCAGATGCGGAGTTCAATGCACACATGGACGTGGAAGCTTATCACATAGTGGCCAAGAATGCGAATCCCGATAAAGTCACTTTCTTGCCCTTCTCTCAAGTTATGACGCATTTGAATATTACCAGG GCATGGAGAGAAGAAGTCTTTGGAGCAATAGATACGGACATCATCAGGGCTATGAACCAATTCGAAAGCGTGTCGCTACCAAAGAGTGACAGATGGCACGCTTTAGACCCTGCAGCTGTGGCTGTGGTGGTCAAACCGAGTCTAGTCAGCGAGTATCAGTATTCTAAGCATGATATCAATTTATGTG gtcaAAAAAGAGGATTGACGACAAACACGTTCGTGGACAAGGCAGAAGCAAACGCAAGGATCGTGTATTCAtacaaagaagaagaatataagAAATTCTTGTTGGATGTGTTTTCTAGAAAATGA
- the LOC135084913 gene encoding uncharacterized protein LOC135084913 isoform X1, whose amino-acid sequence MLRVIIFVCLCVTAADFSEVKKSKLVIDNDAGGDDAMAIFLTLLYEKHFDGPKLVGLTTANGNTPEHNVYFNNQRILRIADRQDIPIFRGSKSSLVTTPDAGAWFGNDGLGDSGLNFDDLVPAQEKNAVTALIDLSKTYKSDLTVLTIGTLTNVALAIKTDSEFLDRLGHLYVAAGHIHDDENPDAEFNAHMDVEAYHIVAKNANPDKVTFLPFSQVMTHLNITRAWREEVFGAIDTDIIRAMNQFESVSLPKSDRWHALDPAAVAVVVKPSLVSEYQYSKHDINLCGQKRGLTTNTFVDKAEANARIVYSYKEEEYKKFLLDVFSRK is encoded by the exons ATGCTGAGAgtaataatatttgtttgtttgtgtgtTACTGCAGCTGATTT TTCTGAAGTAAAGAAAAGTAAATTAGTAATTGACAATGATGCGGGCGGTGATGACGCAATGGCTATATTCCTCACCTTGTTATATGAGAAACACTTCGACGG GCCAAAGCTGGTGGGACTAACAACTGCAAACGGGAATACACCAGAACATAACGTATATTTCAATAACCAAAGAATACTTAGAATAGCTGACAGACAAGAT ATTCCAATCTTTAGAGGGTCTAAATCCTCACTGGTGACAACCCCCGACGCTGGGGCGTGGTTTGGAAATGATGGGCTTGGAGACTCTGGCCTCAACTTTGATGACCTAGTGCCAGCACAGGAGAAGAATGCTGTAACAGCACTTATAGATCTGTCTAAAACTTATAAAA GTGACTTGACTGTACTCACTATCGGAACACTAACGAATGTAGCGTTAGCTATAAAAACAGATTCAGAATTTCTAGATCGATTGGGCCATTTGTACGTGGCTGCAGGTCACATTCATG ATGATGAAAACCCAGATGCGGAGTTCAATGCACACATGGACGTGGAAGCTTATCACATAGTGGCCAAGAATGCGAATCCCGATAAAGTCACTTTCTTGCCCTTCTCTCAAGTTATGACGCATTTGAATATTACCAGG GCATGGAGAGAAGAAGTCTTTGGAGCAATAGATACGGACATCATCAGGGCTATGAACCAATTCGAAAGCGTGTCGCTACCAAAGAGTGACAGATGGCACGCTTTAGACCCTGCAGCTGTGGCTGTGGTGGTCAAACCGAGTCTAGTCAGCGAGTATCAGTATTCTAAGCATGATATCAATTTATGTG gtcaAAAAAGAGGATTGACGACAAACACGTTCGTGGACAAGGCAGAAGCAAACGCAAGGATCGTGTATTCAtacaaagaagaagaatataagAAATTCTTGTTGGATGTGTTTTCTAGAAAATGA
- the LOC135086907 gene encoding uncharacterized protein LOC135086907 produces the protein MYQRTVLLCFIFCSSLQTCSSTDSIKYEGLKLVIDNDAGGDDAIAIFEAILYEKYFNGPKLVALTTGNGNTFEDNVVVNNQKVLKVAGRQDIPIYRGARSSLVHTPSTNAYYGVDGLGDTGENVTDLGPAQEENAVMRLIELSKMHEGCLIIVTIGTLTNIALAIKIDPQFLNRLSQLYVAAGHIHSDMHPQPEFNALMDAEAYHIVVKNATPDKVTVVPFSQTQIFLNYTRTWRQKTLGAIDSEVVRAMNKYEQVSLRRPGSRWQSLDPSAVAAAIKSELVDEYKYSQNDIILCGDKRGINTNTIVEKEHANVRMIYSMKDAEYQQFLLDLFGQK, from the exons ATGTACCAGCGAACTGTGTTATTATGTTTCATATTTTGTAGTTCTTTACAAACGTGTTCAAGCACAGATAG CATAAAATATGAAGGACTAAAATTGGTTATAGACAACGATGCAGGCGGCGACGATGCTATTGCGATTTTTGAAGCTATTTTATacgaaaaatatttcaatgG ACCAAAATTGGTAGCTCTTACTACTGGTAATGGAAACACATTCGAAGACAATGTGGTGGTTAATAACCAAAAGGTTTTGAAAGTCGCTGGTCGGCAAGAT ATCCCAATCTACAGAGGTGCTAGATCCTCGTTAGTCCACACACCCTCCACTAACGCGTACTATGGAGTAGATGGTCTTGGGGACACGGGAGAGAACGTCACAGATTTGGGACCAGCCCAGGAAGAAAACGCTGTCATGCGTCTCATAGAACTGTCTAAGATGCATGAAG GTTGTCTCATCATAGTTACTATTGGGACGTTAACTAACATTGCTTTGGCAATAAAAATTGATCCTCAATTTTTGAATCGACTGTCCCAACTCTATGTTGCAGCTGGACATATTCACA GTGATATGCACCCACAACCAGAATTCAACGCTTTAATGGATGCAGAAGCATACCATATCGTTGTAAAGAATGCAACTCCAGACAAAGTTACCGTCGTACCTTTCTCGCAGACTCAGATATTTCTGAATTACACAAGA ACTTGGAGACAGAAAACTCTAGGTGCTATTGACAGTGAGGTCGTTAGAGCTATGAACAAGTACGAACAGGTGTCTCTTCGAAGACCTGGAAGCAGGTGGCAATCGCTGGACCCATCGGCTGTCGCTGCTGCCATCAAGTCAGAACTGGTTGATGAGTATAAGTACTCCCAGAACGATATCATACTTTGCG GAGATAAAAGAGGGATAAATACAAACACGATTGTGGAAAAAGAACATGCAAACGTCAGAATGATTTATTCAATGAAAGACGCCGAATATCAACAATTTTTACTTGACCTTTTTggacaaaagtaa